One Prunus dulcis chromosome 8, ALMONDv2, whole genome shotgun sequence DNA window includes the following coding sequences:
- the LOC117636806 gene encoding zinc finger protein CONSTANS-LIKE 13, which produces MNGSSRNEEAEAPQPEREHQKRLCDYCGSSMALLYCRADSAKLCFLCDREVHSANQLFSKHTRSLLCDACDGFPASIFCTTESSVLCQNCDWESHNLSSSSVHDRRPLEGFSGCPCLNELLTVVGFENMDKKALLLSDESGGGGGGGDRFLGCGVDGSFDLDDGFSDFLVWDTPSVVSLDDLIVSNPAYKFQAMGVPPLPKNRNAACGRHKEEIFRQLRVLVKSEPNLFSENVDVKPLESLASEQNMQRGSLFTGFEHDAEPTVFPAYEAHDFQYNDCGAAEKRESSPKTFIRTYLQECCVVPDKHSYNDGSASHANDGHGHGGQMNSEASSAFPKVAAHELSSQNRETALSRYKEKKKTRRYEKHIRYESRKVRAESRTRIKGRFAKMDH; this is translated from the exons ATGAATGGTTCTTCAAGAAATGAAGAAGCTGAGGCGCCACAACCAGAACGAGAGCACCAAAAGCGTCTCTGTGACTATTGTGGAAGCTCAATGGCTCTGCTATACTGCAGAGCCGACTCAGCCAAGCTCTGCTTCTTGTGCGACCGTGAGGTCCACTCAGCCAATCAGCTTTTCTCCAAGCACACTCGGTCACTGCTCTGTGACGCCTGTGACGGTTTCCCTGCCTCCATCTTCTGCACAACCGAGAGCTCTGTTCTGTGCCAGAACTGTGACTGGGAAAGCCACAACCTTTCGTCGTCGTCGGTGCACGACAGGAGGCCTCTGGAAGGGTTCAGTGGGTGCCCTTGTTTGAATGAGTTGCTTACAGTTGTTGGGTTTGAGAATATGGACAAAAAGGCTCTGCTTTTGAGTGATGAGagcggtggtggtggaggaggaggtgatAGGTTTTTGGGTTGTGGGGTTGATGGGTCTTTCGATTTGGATGATGGGTTTTCCgattttttggtttgggaCACTCCCTCTGTTGTTAGTCTTGACGATTTGATTGTTAGCAATCCGGCTTACAAATTTCAGGCTATGGGGGTTCCTCCTCTGCCTAAG AATCGCAATGCTGCTTGTGGTCGACACAAGGAAGAAATATTTCGTCAGCTTCGTGTGCTTGTCAAGTCAGAACCCAACTTGTTTAGCGAAAATGTGGATGTTAAACCCCTTGAGTCCCTAGCTTCTGAACAAAACATGCAACGAGGAAGTTTGTTTACAGGTTTTGAGCATGACGCAGAGCCAACTGTATTTCCTGCTTATGAG GCACATGATTTTCAGTATAACGATTGTGGCGCAGCCGAAAAGCGAGAATCTTCTCCTAAAACATTTATAAGGACCTACCTTCAGGAATGTTGTGTAGTTCCTGacaaacattcatataatgaTGGCAGTGCAAGTCATGCTAATGATGGTCATGGGCATGGAGGGCAAATGAATTCTGAAGCCTCCTCAGCTTTTCCCAAAGTTGCTGCACATGAGTTAAGCAGCCAAAACAGAGAGACTGCTCTCTCGCGgtacaaggagaagaagaaaacaagaag GTATGAAAAGCACATCAGGTATGAATCGCGGAAGGTTCGGGCAGAAAGTAGGACAAGAATTAAAGGACGTTTTGCGAAGATGGATCACTGA
- the LOC117638683 gene encoding probable aspartic protease At2g35615, producing MAAIILQCILSLGFFLACVCVNAAGKPNGLTMELIHVDSPASPLYPGNISYEEEIQRLIDRSIARAQHLHYTLASLGNNNVSQTIINPLDIRPKLEFYPYGSYLVQVGIGTFDATFPARSFNTYYLYTDTGSILTWVLCEDCLKPGNQCFQTKEPPFPNSKSKSYVALCCNQNPFCKTGQCTGPYCSQHDEYMDGTVVNSILSAENFNFLSSSGQPLMIPGVVFGCAYDIRKISFGRREEFKVAGLLGLGYASISFPLQQSYQTGKVFSMCLTRQREIQTYLRFGKDVPTPPGGLRVTKLVFFKDIPYYYVNLLAISVHGQKLLIDPNVFAVRNQGTSGGCFMDNGTSFTFLIRPAFNAVVQFLEMYFMRFPRLIRGGRPLGPPFELCYKWMTPLPPLPTLTFHFENADLVINPEDLFIKVNAEQQGNYLLCLAFIPDDARTILGSVHQSNYLFIYDLNQKLLKFAPEDCSKNS from the exons ATGGCAGCAATAATATTGCAATGCATCCTATCACTTGGCTTCTTCCTTGCTTGCGTTTGCGTTAATGCCGCAGGGAAACCAAATGGCTTGACCATGGAACTCATCCATGTGGACTCGCCGGCATCACCTCTCTATCCGGGAAATATTTCTTATGAAGAAGAAATCCAAAGACTCATAGACCGATCCATTGCCCGAGCTCAACACCTTCATTACACCTTGGCATCCCTCGGTAACAATAATGTGTCACAAACTATAATCAACCCTCTTGACATTCGTCCGAAACTCGAATTTTACCCCTACGGCTCTTACCTTGTACAAGTTGGGATTGGGACTTTTGATGCAACTTTCCCGGCAAGGTCATTCAATACATACTACTTGTACACCGACACTGGAAGCATCCTCACATGGGTGCTGTGCGAGGATTGTCTCAAGCCTGGAAACCAAtgctttcaaaccaaagaacCCCCTTTCCCTAACAGCAAGTCCAAATCTTATGTTGCTCTCTGTTGCAATCAAAACCCGTTTTGCAAGACAGGCCAATGCACCGGTCCTTACTGCTCCCAGCACGATGAGTACATGGACGGCACCGTTGTCAATTCTATTCTTTCAG ctgaaaatttcaactttttgtCCAGCAGTGGGCAGCCACTGATGATTCCAGGCGTAGTGTTTGGTTGTGCTTATGACATCAGGAaaatcagttttggaagacgGGAAGAGTTCAAGGTTGCAGGACTATTGGGTTTGGGATATGCTTCGATTTCCTTTCCACTGCAACAATCCTATCAAACTGGTAAAGTATTCTCAATGTGCCTAACACGCCAAAGAGAGATCCAAACATATCTCAGATTTGGTAAGGACGTCCCCACACCACCAGGTGGTCTGCGTGTCACCAAATTAGTGTTCTTCAAAGACATACCATATTACTACGTCAATCTGTTGGCCATAAGTGTGCATGGACAAAAGCTTCTCATAGACCCAAATGTGTTTGCTGTACGAAATCAGGGCACAAGTGGCGGCTGCTTCATGGACAATGGTACCTCATTTACTTTTCTCATCAGGCCTGCTTTTAATGCTGTTGTTCAGTTTCTGGAGATGTATTTCATGCGCTTTCCTCGCCTTATTAGGGGTGGTAGACCTCTTGGGCCCCCTTTTGAACTTTGCTACAAATGGATGACGCCGCTGCCACCTCTGCCTACTTTGACATTTCACTTTGAAAATGCTGACCTTGTGATCAACCCAGAGGACTTATTCATAAAGGTGAATGCTGAGCAGCAGGGGAACTATCTCTTATGTTTGGCCTTCATCCCCGACGATGCTCGTACTATTCTTGGATCAGTGCACCAATCCAATTACTTATTCATATATGACCTTAACCAGAAGCTGTTGAAGTTTGCTCCTGAGGATTGTTCTAAGAATTCTTGA
- the LOC117638684 gene encoding LOW QUALITY PROTEIN: E3 ubiquitin-protein ligase MIEL1 (The sequence of the model RefSeq protein was modified relative to this genomic sequence to represent the inferred CDS: substituted 1 base at 1 genomic stop codon) has translation MYSKFTLSIANKALRVLYGYGDFSFNLIKYSINHPLEDSASPASPPPTKSRQDFGKLDYGCDHYRRRCKIRAPCCDQIFPCRHCHNEAASSLSNPKDRHELVRQDVKQVVCSVCNTEQQVAQLCSNCGVNMGEYYCDICKFYDDDISKQQFHCNECGICRVGGPDHFFHCQKCGSCYVVELRGNHLCVENSMKNHCPVCYEVLSFDSVKGTTIMKCGHTMHSECFIEMQRQTQXRCPICSKTVCDMDSIWRLLDDDIEATAMPEEYQYEVSILCNDCNTTSNAPFHIFGLKCSNCDSYNTRRISAADHQ, from the exons ATGTATTCCAAATTTACCCTAAGCATAGCAAACAAGGCCTTAAGAGTCCTGTATGGATATGGAGACTTCAgttttaatttgataaaatatt CAATAAACCATCCATTGGAAGACTCTGCTTCTCCTGCTTCTCCGCCTCCGACCAAGAGTCGGCAAGATTTCGGAAAATTGGATTACGG ATGCGACCATTATCGGAGACGATGCAAGATTCGAGCCCCTTGCTGCGACCAGATTTTCCCCTGCCGCCACTGCCACAACGAAGCCGCG AGCTCCCTCAGCAACCCCAAAGATCGCCATGAACTTGTCAGGCAGGATGTGAAGCAA GTTGTATGCTCCGTTTGCAATACAGAGCAACAG GTTGCTCAGCTTTGTTCTAACTGTGGTGTCAACATGGGAGAATATTATTGCGACATTTGCAAGTTCTATGATGATGAT ATCAGCAAGCAGCAATTTCATTGCAATGAGTGCGGGATTTGTAG AGTCGGTGGTCCTGACCACTTCTTTCATTGTCAGAAGTGTG GCTCTTGCTATGTAGTGGAACTGCGTGGTAATCACTTATGTGTAGAAAACTCCATGAAGAATCACTGCCCTGTTTGCTATGAGGTTT TATCTTTTGATTCGGTTAAAGGCACAACAATTATGAAGTGTGGACACACAATGCATTCAGAATGCTTCATTGAGATGCAAAGACAAACTCA GTAACGTTGTCCCATTTGCTCCAAGACAGTATGCGACATGGATTCTATTTGGAGATTGTTGGATGATGAT ATTGAAGCCACTGCCATGCCCGAGGAATACCAATATGAG GTATCAATTCTTTGCAACGATTGCAACACAACTAGCAACGCTCCCTTTCACATTTTTGGGCTCAAGTGCAGCAACTGCGATTCATATAACACCCGAAGAATTTCAGCTGCAGATCATCAATGA